The genomic region CATTCCAGCTAACTCTAAAATTTTCAGAAAGCTCTCACCGTCTAAGTCAGATCTTTTTTCTACATATATTTGACCAGTTTTCTCATCAAACCTAATAAGCCCATGCACCGTAAATTCGCTCCACAGCTCACGAGAAATTCTTTTAAAATTTTCAATTCTTTCTTCCTCTGTTTTCGCATTCAGTTCGTCATAAGTGCGACCGGAACTCTCTGGTAAATCTTCGAATTTTCGAATCGTGTGCCTCGCCGTTGCTCTGGTCGGATCTGTGTCTTTTTGCTCAGCTGCACTTTCACCAGCAACTGCAACGTCTGGATCTTGATCGGGGCTAGTTTCTTTTACATTATTAATCATTTCTCTACCGCTAGTCTTTTCATTTTGCTTAGATTTTTTTCCTTCAACACTTTTTCTGCCAACTATTTTTTTTCTGCTAATTTTTACGTTTTTTGCGTTTATTTTTTCCTCCTCAGTGCGACTCTCCCAATCTGATACATATTTACAAAATTCTGCCACCTCTGCATCCAACTTTCTCGCCTTTTCAAGCACCTCACTAAGCTTTGTCCGACTTTCTTTCGTTCCAGAATATTCTAGACTGATCTCCTTAGTTTTACGTTTCAATTCATTCCACTTACTTACCTGAGAAGCTTCTTTTTCATCTATGCGTAAACAAGACAGGGAATTTTTAGCCCTATCCATATATCCGAAAGCTTCCACACGTTTGCGCAAATATTCATCACCCAATTCTGCAGTATTTCCCTTTATTTGATTTGGATCAGACTTCTCCGCCATGATTAAATTTTATTTTTTACTTGCCTAAATTATACACCAAAAAAACATTTCCCGCTACCAAAAAAAAATCACTTCGCTGTGGATAACTTTGAAAATATGCTATACTAAGTTTACGGCATAATAAGTAAAAAGTTTTTTTAATTTTTAACTCTGGCTTGCCAAAAATAATGGACAAAAAAAAGATCGGGATCTATGTTATGCTTTTTGCGATCGTCGCGCTGGGATTCTTTTTGCGTTTTTATAATATCAACCACACTCCGCCCGGCGTCTATCCAGACGAAGCCGTCAATGGCATCGACGCAGTTAATGCTAACAATTCCGGCCACTATGAAATGTTCTACACCGCCAACAATGGCCGAGAGGGACTATTTATGAATCTGGTCGCGCTTTGTTTCAAACTTTTCGGCATCAGTGTGATGTCCCTTATACTGCCAGCGATTATCTGTGGCACACTAACCATCCTTGGCACTTATCTACTCACCAAAGAACTCTTCGCGCCCTTCTTTTCAGCAGAAAGAAAAGAGCGTATCGCTCTTATCGCCAGCTATTTGGTGGCTGTGTCCTATTGGGCGATCAATTTTTCCCGTATTTCTTTCCGGGCAAATATGCTTCCACTAGTTTTGGTTTTTGCTTTCTATTTTCTTTTTAAAGGTCTGCGCACGAAAAAATGGTGGGATTTTGCTCTGGGTGGACTGGTTTTCGGCATCGGCCTTCATACCTACATCGCTTTCCGTATCGCACCAGCCATCCTCATTGTAATGCTTGTGAGCTTTTTGCTTTCCCGTAAAAGTTTTTTAAAAAATTATTGGAAACAGATTTTGATTTTCATCGCCCTTACAATGATTTCTGCCGCTCCGATCCTTTATACTTTCTACATCCATCCCGAATATCTTGAGTCACGCAGCGCCTCTATCTCTGTGCTTTCTCCGGAAATGAATAATGACCACCCCCTACAAGCTTTTTTACGCAGCCTTTCCTTGAGTCTGGTAAAGTATAATTTTTGGGGCGACCAAAATTGGCGCCACAACTACCCCCCCTATCCAATCTTGGATCTAGTTTCGGGCATCGCTTTTCTCTTCGGCTTTATTTATTCCCTCATCCGTTTATTTCACCTGCTTATCAAGCGCGTATTTAAAAAAGAACGCGGTGAAAAAATGAATCTCTATATGTTCTTAATTTCCTGGTTTTTCATCATGCTTGCGCCGGAGTTTATGACCGCCGAGGGCTTGCCCCATGCACTGCG from Parcubacteria group bacterium harbors:
- a CDS encoding glycosyltransferase family 39 protein translates to MDKKKIGIYVMLFAIVALGFFLRFYNINHTPPGVYPDEAVNGIDAVNANNSGHYEMFYTANNGREGLFMNLVALCFKLFGISVMSLILPAIICGTLTILGTYLLTKELFAPFFSAERKERIALIASYLVAVSYWAINFSRISFRANMLPLVLVFAFYFLFKGLRTKKWWDFALGGLVFGIGLHTYIAFRIAPAILIVMLVSFLLSRKSFLKNYWKQILIFIALTMISAAPILYTFYIHPEYLESRSASISVLSPEMNNDHPLQAFLRSLSLSLVKYNFWGDQNWRHNYPPYPILDLVSGIAFLFGFIYSLIRLFHLLIKRVFKKERGEKMNLYMFLISWFFIMLAPEFMTAEGLPHALRSIGTLPVVFIFSAITIDYLIEHTKKYSWLFRGISTFIIISLLLFIGLFNSIKYHIFWASQPETARSFENVLMDVSDYLKTLPTKKEKFVVAESMQRIPIMLFNQDMPNLEFVYSGQIEYLEPKSDDFIIILTDKNDDAINYLENKFPTLELKETKDSYGLSYYTME